A single window of Maylandia zebra isolate NMK-2024a linkage group LG2, Mzebra_GT3a, whole genome shotgun sequence DNA harbors:
- the LOC143412595 gene encoding protocadherin gamma-A5-like → MDCGLKGYTRCIKWRFGCGRNWHFFLLIFCLIHMVTGHIRYSIPEEMKKGSLIGNVAQDLGLNLKRLRLGRARIVTGDSIQYTELQTDKGILVVKERIDREQLCGDTTPCSFSFEVILENPMELHQITVEITDINDHSPTFKRKSINFEISEIASAGARFSLASAEDPDVGVNGLREYFLTDNDNFILKQNSNADGKKYAEMVLQKPLDRETNPNLSLKLIAVDGGTPQRSGTVNIDITVLDANDNAPVFNQSVYKATVMENSPRDTYVTTVNASDADFGSNSIVTYYFSDLNSGLSDVFMIDEKNGIISITGFIDYEKDKKYELRIDARDQGGLTDSSKVIIEVTDVNDNAPIISVMSFTSPVSEDSPPGTTIGIINVKDLDSGDNGQVNCRIEQNAPFKIKSNLRNYYTLVTDTVLDRESVSEYNITVVATDAGIPPLSTKRTFHLKVSDVNDNAPVFSQSVYNTFIIENNSPGISVLTLGAKDPDENQNARISYILENTNIGGAPVSEYVSVNAESGVVHAVRSFDYEQIKQLVFVVKAQDGGSPPLSNNVTVKLIVQDQNDNPPQVLYPVQTGGSLVAEMVPRSADVGYLVTKVVAVDVDSGQNAWLSYKLQKATDRALFEVGLQNGEIRTIRQVTDKDAVKQRLTVIVEDNGQPSRSATVIVNVAVADSFPEVLSEFTELTHDKEYNDNLTFYLVLALAVVSFLFITCLVVIISVKIYRWRQSRILYHSNLPVIPYYPPRYSDTLGTGTLPHVYNYEVCRTTDSRKSDCKFGRAGSQNVLIMDPSSTGTMQRIQSEKSILDEPDSPLEVSFSV, encoded by the coding sequence ATGGATTGTGGATTAAAAGGATACACCCGGTGTATAAAATGGCGCTTTGGCTGTGGACGCAATTGGCATTTCTTCTTGCTCATTTTTTGTCTGATTCATATGGTCACTGGACATATTCGATACTCTATCCCAGAGGAGATGAAGAAAGGCTCACTCATCGGTAATGTAGCACAGGACCTCGGCTTGAATCTCAAAAGGCTCCGTTTGGGTCGGGCCCGTATCGTGACCGGCGACAGCATCCAGTACACCGAGCTGCAGACAGACAAAGGGATTTTAGTCGTCAAAGAGAGAATAGACCGAGAGCAGCTGTGTGGAGACACAACCCCGTGCAGTTTCAGCTTTGAAGTGATTTTAGAAAATCCTATGGAGCTACATCAAATCACAGTTGAAATAACGGATATAAACGACCATTCGCCAACCTTCAAACGAAAGAGCATCAATTTCGAAATCAGCGAAATAGCCAGTGCTGGAGCTCGATTTTCTTTAGCCAGTGCAGAAGATCCAGACGTGGGTGTTAACGGACTTAGAGAATATTTTCTGACCGACAATGACAATTTTATTCTTAAACAAAACTCGAATGCAGACGGGAAGAAATACGCAGAGATGGTGCTTCAGAAGCCGCTGGACAGGGAGACAAATCCTAATCTGTCTCTAAAGCTAATAGCTGTAGATGGTGGGACTCCGCAGAGATCTGGCACCGTAAATATCGATATAACTGTTCTCGATGCAAATGATAATGCTCCAGTATTCAATCAATCTGTATATAAAGCCACAGTCATGGAAAATTCTCCCCGAGATACTTACGTTACCACTGTTAATGCCAGTGACGCAGATTTCGGGTCAAATAGCATTGTAACTTATTATTTTTCAGATCTCAACAGTGGTCTCAGTGATGTGTTTATGATTGACGAAAAAAATGGTATAATTTCAATAACAGGCTTTATTGAttatgaaaaagacaaaaagtacGAACTTCGAATCGACGCCAGAGATCAGGGAGGTTTAACAGATTCCAGCAAAGTGATAATTGAAGTAACTGATGTTAATGATAACGCTCCTATCATAAGTGTTATGTCATTCACTAGTCCCGTGTCCGAGGACTCTCCTCCTGGTACCACTATTGGCATCATAAATGTAAAAGATCTGGACTCGGGTGATAACGGACAAGTAAACTGTAGAATAGAACAAAACGCGCCTTTCAAAATTAAATCTAATTTAAGAAATTACTATACGTTGGTAACAGATACTGTATTAGATCGTGAAAGCGTTTCAGAATATAACATCACAGTTGTTGCGACAGATGCAGGAATACCTCCTCTTTCAACAAAAAGAACCTTTCATTTAAAGGTCTCTGACGTGAACGATAATGCTCCAGTATTTTCTCAAAGTGTTTACAATACGTTTATCATAGAGAATAACTCTCCAGGCATTTCTGTTCTCACTCTCGGGGCTAAAGATCCCGATGAAAACCAAAACGCCCGGATATCTTATATACTGGAGAATACTAATATTGGTGGAGCTCCAGTTTCTGAATATGTTTCAGTAAATGCAGAAAGCGGAGTCGTGCACGCAGTGCGCTCCTTTGATTATGAACAAATCAAACAGCTGGTTTTTGTTGTGAAGGCGCAGGATGGAGGCTCTCCTCCTCTCAGTAACAATGTGACTGTGAAACTGATAGTTCAGGACCAGAACGACAACCCCCCTCAGGTTCTGTACCCAGTTCAGACTGGTGGCTCTCTGGTGGCTGAAATGGTTCCTCGTTCAGCAGATGTGGGCTATCTAGTGACTAAAGTGGTGGCTGTTGATGTGGACTCTGGACAGAATGCCTGGCTCTCCTATAAACTGCAGAAAGCCACAGACAGGGCGCTGTTTGAAGTGGGCTTACAGAATGGAGAAATCAGAACTATCCGCCAAGTCACTGATAAAGATGCTGTCAAACAAAGACTGACTGTTATAGTGGAGGACAACGGGCAGCCCTCTCGTTCAGCTACAGTCATTGTTAACGTGGCGGTGGCGGACAGCTTCCCTGAAGTGCTGTCGGAGTTCACTGAGTTGACCCacgacaaggagtacaatgACAACCTGACTTTTTACTTAGTCTTGGCTctggctgtagtttccttcctctTCATCACGTGTTTAGTGGTTATTATATCAGTCAAAATCTACAGGTGGAGACAGTCTCGCATCCTGTATCACTCCAACCTGCCTGTCATTCCATATTATCCACCACGTTACTCGGACACTTTGGGGACAGGGACTCTGCCACATGTGTACAATTACGAGGTGTGCAGGACGACTGACTCCAGAAAGAGTGACTGTAAGTTCGGCAGAGCTGGTAGTCAGAACGTGCTGATAATGGACCCCAGTTCTACAGGAACGATGCAGCGGATACAGAGTGAAAAGAGCATCCTGGATGAACCAGACTCTCCTCTAGAGGTTAGTTTTTCCGTATAA
- the LOC106676129 gene encoding protocadherin gamma-A6-like — translation MADRGRRQALVLILCLIELSAVAGQARYSIPEEQAEGSFVGNIARDLGLDVARLISGKARIITKGGRQYVDLNKDKGILVIKERIDREELCGKTTPCSFSFEVILENPIQLYRVTVEVTDINDNSPLFPKDEINLNIVENAALGTRFSLLSADDSDVGVNDIQKYTLKPSDHFKLEVQNQPDGGRFVEMVLQNPLDREKEETHSLVLIASDGGEPRRSGTVHIHITVLDANDNSPVCSQAVYKADIKENSPEGTVITTVSANDPDKGHYGEVTYSIPPVAKETKQLFEVNVQTGEIKVAGKLDFEKSKTYQLNVQASDHGGYSDTCKVIIQITDENDNVPTIQLMSFSNSISEDSPPGTTIAVLNVDDEDFDGNGAVKCSINSDVPFKIESSLTGYYTIVTEDYLDRESIPEYNLTITVSDQGSPPLSSSKNINVKVSDVNDSPPKFDHSEYAKTVAENNSPGLSVFTVSANDADWGQNARVSYFLQERDINGLAVSSLVSVNSDTGVIHAVRSFDYEQIKWFEFNVTARDAGSPPLSSVATVKIIVQDQNDNPPQVLYPVQTGGSLVAEMVPRSAEVGYLVTKVVAVDVDSGQNAWLSYKLQKATDRALFEVGLQNGEIRTIHQVTDKDAVKQRLTVIVEDNGQPSRSATVIVNVAVADSFPEVLSEFTELTHDKEYNDNLTFYLVLALAVVSFLFITCLVVIISVKIYRWRQSRILYHSNLPVIPYYPPRYSDTLGTGTLPHVYNYEVCRTTDSRKSDCKFDRTGSQNVLIMDPSSTGTMQRIQSEKSILDEPDSPLEVSLLIH, via the coding sequence ATGGCTGACAGAGGCCGACGGCAAGCGCTGGTGTTGATTCTTTGTCTCATCGAGCTGAGCGCAGTGGCTGGTCAGGCTCGGTATTCCATCCCGGAGGAGCAGGCCGAAGGATCGTTTGTCGGAAACATTGCGAGAGATTTAGGCTTGGATGTTGCGAGGCTGATTTCAGGTAAAGCTCGTATTATTACAAAAGGAGGCCGACAGTATGTGgatttaaacaaagacaaaggcaTCCTTGTTATTAAAGAGAGAATCGACCGGGAGGAACTGTGTGGAAAGACGACGCCCTGTAGCTTCAGCTTCGAGGTGATTTTAGAAAATCCTATCCAGCTTTATCGTGTGACAGTGGAGGTGACAGATATAAATGATAACAGTCCGTTGTTCCCAAAAGACGAAATCAACTTAAATATTGTTGAAAACGCTGCATTAGGGACTCGGTTTTCTCTGCTGAGTGCAGATGACTCCGATGTTGGCGTTAATGACATTCAAAAATACACGCTTAAACCCTCTGATCATTTTAAGCTAGAAGTGCAAAACCAGCCGGATGGAGGCAGgtttgttgaaatggttttacAAAACCCGTTAGACCGAGAGAAAGAGGAGACTCACAGTCTCGTGCTGATTGCTTCAGATGGCGGGGAGCCACGGAGATCAGGGACAGTGCATATACATATTACTGTGCTGGATGCTAATGATAATTCGCCAGTGTGCAGCCAGGCTGTTTATAAAGCAGATATCAAAGAGAATTCTCCCGAAGGAACCGTGATAACCACTGTGAGTGCAAATGACCCGGATAAGGGCCACTACGGAGAGGTAACATACTCTATCCCTCCCGTTGCAAAAGAGACGAAACAGCTTTTTGAAGTAAATGTTCAAACTGGAGAGATTAAAGTCGCAGGTAAACTCGACTTTGAAAAATCTAAGACTTATCAACTGAACGTGCAGGCTAGTGACCATGGAGGTTATTCTGATACATGTAAAGTTATCATTCAAATAACTGACGAAAATGACAACGTCCCTACAATACAGCTCATGTCATTTTCGAACTCGATATCTGAGGATTCTCCTCCAGGTACAACGATAGCTGTTCTTAACGTGGATGACGAAGATTTTGATGGCAACGGTGCTGTCAAGTGCTCCATTAACTCTGACGTACCTTTTAAAATCGAGTCTTCACTAACGGGATACTACACCATAGTAACTGAAGACTATTTAGACAGAGAGAGTATCCCTGAGTATAATCTCACcataactgtgtctgatcagGGTTCCCCGCCTCTGTCAAGCAGTAAGAACATCAACGTAAAAGTATCTGATGTCAATGACAGTCCACCCAAATTTGATCATTCAGAATACGCTAAAACTGTCGCAGAGAACAACTCTCCTGGACTTTCTGTGTTTACCGTGAGTGCTAATGATGCAGACTGGGGCCAAAATGCCAGAGTTTCTTACTTTTTGCAGGAGAGGGACATTAATGGGCTGGCTGTGTCTTCGCTGGTTTCAGTAAATTCAGATACCGGTGTTATTCATGCAGTGAGATCGTTTGATTACGAGCAGATCAAGTGGTTTGAATTTAATGTAACTGCACGCGATGCTGGATCCCCTCCTCTGAGTTCAGTGGCGACAGTTAAAATAATAGTTCAGGACCAGAATGACAACCCCCCTCAGGTTCTGTACCCAGTCCAGACTGGTGGCTCTCTGGTGGCTGAAATGGTTCCTCGTTCAGCAGAAGTGGGCTATCTGGTGACTAAAGTGGTGGCTGTTGATGTGGACTCTGGACAGAATGCCTGGCTCTCCTATAAATTGCAGAAAGCCACAGACAGGGCGCTGTTTGAAGTGGGCTTACAGAATGGAGAAATCAGAACTATCCACCAAGTCACTGATAAAGATGCTGTCAAACAAAGACTGACTGTTATAGTGGAGGACAACGGACAGCCCTCTCGTTCAGCTACAGTCATTGTTAACGTGGCGGTGGCGGACAGCTTCCCTGAAGTTCTGTCGGAGTTCACTGAGTTGACCCacgacaaggagtacaatgACAACCTGACTTTTTACTTGGTCCTGGCTctggctgtagtttccttcctctTCATCACGTGTTTAGTGGTTATTATATCAGTCAAAATCTACAGGTGGAGACAGTCTCGCATCCTGTATCACTCCAACCTGCCTGTCATTCCATATTATCCACCACGTTACTCAGACACTTTGGGAACAGGGACTCTGCCACATGTGTACAATTACGAGGTGTGCAGGACGACTGACTCCAGAAAGAGTGACTGTAAGTTCGACAGAACTGGTAGTCAGAACGTGCTGATAATGGACCCCAGTTCTACAGGAACGATGCAGCGGATACAGAGTGAAAAGAGCATCCTGGATGAACCAGACTCTCCTCTAGAGGTCAGTTTATTGATCCATTGA
- the LOC105940802 gene encoding protocadherin gamma-A3, producing MGIQQQPFRKRLMCETTTWLLFIFVFMISTIRGQIRYSVPEEMKEGSLIGNVAQDLGLDLRRLRSGRARIVSGETSQYTELKADKGILVVKERIDREELCGDVMPCSLSFEIILENPIELHRVTVEILDINDHAPTFKSNVIKLEISESATVGSHFDLESAYDPDSGIHSLQNYVLSPDNNFVLKQLSNADGVRFAVMILQKPLDRELNPHLSLKLIAVDGGTPRRSGTVNIEITVLDANDNPPVFNQSLYKATVAENAPIGTYITTVNASDADSGSNGLVSYTFSNVKGKSAEKFEIDSSSGKITVVDNIDFEKDKKYEIRVIAKDQGGLSDATKVVVEVLDINDNAPLISIMSFSSIISEDVSPGTTIAVFNVKDADSERNGHITCSIDSNLPFKIQSSLTDYYNLLSDVAFDRETKPEYNITITATDSGSPPLSTQTNLHLKISDVNDNAPLFTKPKYSAYVVENNVPGGSIFTVSARDHDWNQNARISYFIDDAEVSGSSVSSFVSINSETGVIHAVRSFDYEQIKQLKFKVKAQDGGSPPLSSNASVIIFIQDQNDNHPQVLYPVQSGGSLVAEMVPRSADVGYLVTKVVAVDVDSGQNAWLSYKLLKATDRALFEVGLQNGEIRTIRQVTDKDAVKQRLTVIVEDNGQPSRSATVIVNVAVADSFPEVLSEFTELTHDKEYNDNLTFYLVLALAVVSFLFITCLVVIISVKIYRWRQSRILYHSNLPVIPYYPPRYSDTLGTGTLPHVYNYEVCRTTDSRKSDCKFGRAGSQNVLIMDPSSTGTMQRIQNEKSILDEPDSPLEVRS from the coding sequence ATGGGGATACAGCAGCAGCCATTCCGAAAACGGCTGATGTGTGAAACAACGACATGGCTTCTCTTCATCTTTGTCTTCATGATTTCCACCATCAGAGGCCAAATCCGTTATTCAGTACCAGAGGAGATGAAGGAAGGTTCTCTTATCGGTAATGTAGCACAAGACCTCGGTTTAGATCTGAGAAGGCTCCGTTCTGGCCGGGCCCGGATCGTGAGCGGAGAAACCAGTCAGTACACAGAGCTGAAGGCAGACAAAGGGATTCTAGTCGTGAAGGAGAGAATTGACCGAGAAGAGCTTTGCGGAGACGTAATGCCATGCAGTTTAAGCTTTgaaattattttagaaaatcCCATTGAACTGCACAGAGTGACAGTAGAAATATTAGACATAAACGACCATGCACCGACGTTCAAAAGTAACGTGATTAAACTAGAAATTAGTGAATCTGCTACAGTGGGTTCTCATTTTGATTTAGAAAGCGCATATGACCCCGATTCAGGAATTCACAGCTTGCAAAATTATGTTTTGTCCCCTGATAATAATTTTGTCTTAAAGCAGCTCTCTAACGCCGACGGAGTTAGATTCGCTGTAATGATTTTACAGAAGCCTTTAGACAGAGAGTTGAACCCACACCTCTCCTTAAAGCTGATTGCAGTAGACGGAGGAACTCCACGGCGATCTGGTACAGTGAACATAGAGATCACTGTTCTTGATGCCAACGATAATCCTCCTGTTTTTAATCAATCGCTATATAAAGCTACTGTAGCAGAAAATGCGCCAATAGGCACCTATATAACTACAGTGAATGCTTCAGATGCAGACAGTGGTTCAAATGGCTTGGTTTCCTACACGTTTTCTAACGTAAAGGGGAAATCCGCGGAAAAATTTGAAATTGATAGTTCCTCCGGAAAAATTACTGTTGTTGATAACATTGATtttgaaaaagacaagaagtatGAAATAAGAGTGATCGCCAAAGACCAGGGAGGACTGAGTGATGCAACCAAAGTTGTCGTTGAGGTCCTGGACATAAATGATAATGCGCCTCTTATAAGTATAATGTCATTTTCGAGCATCATTTCAGAGGATGTTTCTCCGGGTACAACTATagctgtttttaatgttaaagaTGCAGACTCAGAAAGAAATGGTCATATAACGTGCTCAATAGATTCTAATCTCCCATTTAAAATCCAGTCTTCTTTGACCGATTATTACAATTTGCTCTCAGATGTAGCTTTTGATCGAGAAACAAAACCTGAATACAATATAACAATAACTGCAACCGATTCAGGGTCACCACCCCTTTCTACACAAACAAATTTGCATCTAAAAATTTCTGATGTGAATGATAATGCGCCGCTCTTTACCAAACCTAAATATTCGGCCTATGTCGTTGAAAATAACGTCCCGGGGGGGTCAATATTCACAGTCAGCGCACGAGATCATGATTGGAATCAAAACGCGAGAATCTCATATTTTATAGACGATGCTGAAGTCAGTGGAAGCTcagtttcttcttttgtgtCAATAAATTCTGAAACTGGAGTGATACACGCAGTACGCTCGTTTGATTATGAACAAATTAAACAACTTAAATTCAAAGTCAAAGCGCAGGATGGAGGCTCTCCTCCACTCAGCAGCAATGCGTCTGTAATAATATTTATCCAGGACCAGAACGACAACCATCCTCAGGTTCTGTACCCAGTCCAGTCTGGTGGCTCTCTGGTGGCTGAAATGGTGCCTCGTTCAGCAGATGTGGGCTATCTGGTGACTAAAGTGGTGGCTGTTGATGTGGACTCTGGACAGAATGCTTGGCTCTCCTATAAACTGCTGAAAGCCACAGACAGGGCGCTGTTTGAAGTGGGCTTACAGAATGGAGAAATCAGAACTATCCGCCAAGTCACTGATAAAGATGCTGTCAAGCAAAGACTGACTGTTATAGTGGAGGACAACGGGCAGCCCTCTCGTTCAGCTACAGTCATTGTTAACGTGGCAGTGGCGGACAGCTTCCCTGAAGTGCTGTCGGAGTTCACTGAGTTGACCCacgacaaggagtacaatgACAACCTGACTTTTTACTTAGTCTTGGCTctggctgtagtttccttcctctTCATCACGTGTTTAGTGGTTATTATATCAGTCAAAATCTACAGGTGGAGACAGTCTCGCATCCTGTATCACTCCAACCTGCCTGTCATTCCATATTATCCACCACGTTACTCAGACACTTTGGGGACAGGGACTCTTCCACATGTGTACAATTACGAGGTGTGCAGGACGACTGACTCCAGAAAGAGTGACTGTAAGTTCGGCAGAGCTGGTAGTCAGAACGTGCTGATAATGGACCCCAGTTCTACAGGAACGATGCAGCGGATACAGAATGAAAAGAGCATCCTGGATGAACCAGACTCTCCTCTAGAGGTGAGGTCCTGA
- the LOC143412596 gene encoding protocadherin gamma-A2-like, with translation MTRQVGLMLFFSILSLCMVFGQVSYSIPEEMAKGSLVGNIAQDLGLDVKRLKSGRARIYTGEGTEHVELDKEKGVLLIKERIDREALCGQTTPCALDFQIILENPMQFYSITVEITDVNDNSPVFKNSKMKFDVSEMAQIGSKFVLEKAIDDDVGTNGLQGYSLSQSDIFILNPYRIGSSRNVEMVLKKALDREKQDRVSLVLSALDGGNPQLSGTIEIIVTVLDANDNAPVCSQVEYKTNVKEDSSKGTILTTVTASDADEGLHGQVRYSISNAPKGALELFNIDEKSGMFTLVGELDYEKFRHFEIDVQASDEGGNADVCKVLIEVLDTNDNPPAINIMSASSTVAEDVKPGTVLTMMNVQDPDSNENGKVRCFLDDYDHFKIISTSNNFFTLITDSDLDRETKSAYNITVTCSDEGVPSLSKSVTLTLQISDVNDNAPVFERSSYEAYIVENNTPGLSIFTVKATDADWNQNARVSYMLEDSSVNGVPVSSYVSVSADSGVIHAVRSFDYEQIKDFHFRVKAQDGGSPPLSSNVTVKIMIQDQNDNPPQVLYPVQTGGSLVAEMVPRSADVGYLVTKVVAVDVDSGQNAWLSYKLQKATDRALFEVGLQNGEIRTIRQVTDKDAVKQRLTVIVEDNGQPSRSATVVVNVAVADSFPEVLSEFTELTHDKDYNDNLTFYLVLALAVVSFLFITCLVVIISVKIYRWRQSRILYHSNLPVIPYYPPRYSDTLGTGTLPHVYNYEVCRTTDSRKSDCKFGRAGSQNVLIMDPSATGTMQRIQSEKSILDEPDSPLEVRWL, from the coding sequence ATGACACGGCAAGTCGGattaatgttatttttctcGATTCTTTCTCTCTGCATGGTTTTTGGCCAGGTCAGCTACTCAATTCCTGAGGAAATGGCGAAAGGATCTTTGGTCGGTAACATAGCACAAGATTTAGGTTTAGATGTGAAACGACTTAAATCAGGAAGAGCTCGTATATATACAGGAGAAGGTACAGAACACGTCGAGCTCGATAAAGAAAAGGGAGTCCTTCTAATAAAAGAGCGAATAGACAGAGAAGCGCTCTGTGGGCAGACGACGCCCTGCGCTCTTGATTTTCAAATAATTTTGGAGAATCCTATGCAATTTTATAGCATCACTGTTGAGATCACTGACGTTAATGACAATTctccagtttttaaaaacagcaaaatgaaATTTGATGTAAGCGAGATGGCTCAAATTGGGTCGAAATTTGTTTTAGAAAAAGCTATTGATGATGACGTGGGCACTAACGGGCTTCAGGGCTATTCGCTTAGTCAAAGTGACATATTCATTCTAAATCCTTATCGGATCGGTAGCAGTAGAAAtgttgaaatggttttaaaGAAGGCTCTCGATCGAGAAAAGCAGGACCGTGTGTCTTTAGTGTTGTCTGCTTTAGATGGTGGTAATCCGCAGCTTTCCGGAACCATTGAAATTATTGTGACCGTTCTGGATGCAAATGACAATGCGCCTGTTTGTTCTCAAGTAGAATATAAGACAAATGTAAAGGAGGATTCGTCTAAAGGGACTATTCTCACGACCGTGACCGCATCTGATGCCGATGAAGGTCTACATGGGCAGGTGCGATACTCAATTTCTAATGCTCCAAAGGGAGCACTAGAGTTATTCAATATAGACGAAAAAAGTGGGATGTTTACATTAGTGGGAGAACTAGATTACGAAAAATTTCGCCATTTTGAAATAGATGTGCAAGCGTCAGATGAAGGCGGTAACGCTGATGTGTGTAAAGTTCTGATTGAGGTGCTGGACACAAACGATAACCCACCAGCAATTAATATTATGTCAGCGTCTTCCACTGTAGCTGAGGATGTTAAACCGGGCACTGTTCTGACGATGATGAACGTCCAAGATCCAGATTCAAATGAAAATGGCAAAGTCCGATGCTTTTTGGATGACTATGATcactttaaaattatatcaacATCAAATAATTTCTTTACATTAATAACAGACAGTGATTTAGACAGAGAGACAAAGTCTGCGTATAACATCACTGTGACCTGCTCTGATGAGGGAGTGCCCTCCCTCTCCAAGAGTGTCACTCTCACCTTACAGATCTCAGACGTTAATGATAACGCACCTGTCTTTGAGAGAAGCTCATATGAGGCCTACATTGTAGAAAACAACACACCAGGTCTCTCTATATTCACAGTCAAAGCCACAGACGCTGACTGGAACCAGAATGCCCGTGTTTCTTATATGCTGGAGGACTCCTCCGTTAACGGAGTGCCAGTCTCCTCGTATGTGTCTGTTAGTGCAGATAGTGGAGTCATCCATGCAGTGCGCTCTTTTGACTACGAGCAGATCAAAGATTTCCACTTCCGCGTAAAAGCGCAGGATGGAGGCTCTCCTCCACTCAGCAGCAACGTGACCGTGAAAATAATGATCCAGGACCAGAACGACAACCCCCCTCAGGTTCTGTACCCAGTCCAGACTGGTGGATCTCTGGTGGCTGAAATGGTGCCTCGTTCAGCAGATGTGGGCTATCTGGTGACTAAAGTGGTGGCTGTTGATGTGGACTCTGGACAGAATGCCTGGCTCTCCTATAAACTGCAGAAAGCCACAGACAGGGCGCTGTTTGAAGTGGGCTTACAGAATGGAGAAATCAGAACTATCCGCCAAGTCACTGATAAAGATGCTGTCAAACAAAGACTGACTGTTATAGTGGAGGACAACGGACAGCCCTCTCGTTCAGCTACAGTCGTTGTTAACGTGGCGGTGGCGGACAGCTTCCCTGAAGTGCTGTCGGAGTTCACTGAGTTGACCCACGACAAGGACTACAATGACAACCTGACTTTTTACTTAGTCTTGGCTctggctgtagtttccttcctctTCATCACGTGTTTAGTGGTTATCATATCAGTCAAAATCTACAGGTGGAGACAGTCTCGCATCCTGTATCACTCCAACCTGCCTGTCATTCCATATTATCCACCACGTTACTCGGACACTTTGGGGACAGGGACTCTGCCACATGTGTACAATTACGAGGTGTGCAGGACGACTGACTCCAGAAAGAGTGACTGTAAGTTCGGCAGAGCTGGTAGTCAGAACGTGCTGATAATGGACCCCAGTGCTACAGGAACGATGCAGCGGATACAGAGTGAAAAGAGCATCCTGGATGAACCAGACTCTCCTCTAGAGGTTAGATggctttaa